A genomic region of Mesobacillus jeotgali contains the following coding sequences:
- a CDS encoding intercompartmental signaling factor BofC — protein MASIKLLKVLSSAVMFLIGLSGYSLVLQTEPVFAEKPEEAVQEINEPLKVTIILQRVYLDGEMSEERIEETIWSMEDFWAKYDEWQLVDMEANKAVFRQEYDDISPLLKANGYFGLSDEGVLTIFNGRPDGSNIIQSFFQIDLGRLESIKRDQLKKGIPIRNKQCYEEVLETFKPYTVRENSEEPG, from the coding sequence ATGGCTTCAATCAAATTATTAAAAGTATTAAGCTCAGCTGTTATGTTCCTTATCGGTCTATCGGGATACAGTTTAGTACTTCAGACAGAGCCGGTTTTTGCTGAGAAGCCCGAAGAAGCGGTCCAGGAAATCAATGAACCTCTTAAGGTCACAATCATTTTGCAAAGAGTTTATCTTGATGGTGAAATGAGTGAGGAACGGATTGAGGAAACGATTTGGTCAATGGAAGACTTTTGGGCCAAATATGACGAATGGCAGCTAGTAGATATGGAAGCGAATAAGGCTGTGTTCAGACAGGAATATGATGATATATCGCCGCTATTGAAGGCAAACGGGTATTTCGGATTGTCAGATGAAGGGGTACTTACTATTTTTAATGGAAGGCCTGATGGTTCGAATATCATTCAATCGTTCTTTCAAATCGATCTTGGCAGACTTGAAAGTATTAAACGAGATCAATTGAAAAAAGGGATTCCAATCCGGAATAAACAATGCTATGAAGAGGTATTGGAGACTTTTAAACCATACACGGTGAGAGAAAACAGTGAAGAGCCGGGCTGA